A segment of the Natrinema salaciae genome:
AGTATTCCTCCGTTTTCTCGTTCCACACCGCTGGCACTTCCTCAACGTTGATGTTCCCATTGATCAGGTCGCGTTCAATCTCGAAGCGGAGTAACACGTGGATCTGCCCAGTGAGTTCGTCGGCCTCAACCCAGACCGGATTTCGCTCTCTCACGTAGTTCACGCTCTCATAGGCTTCTTGCGCCGGTGCATCTATATCCGGGAACCGCTCCTTGAGGGTTGGCAAAAAGGTGTCCCAGAATGTCCGGTGAGCGAACACTCGGTTCTCCCATAATGCTGCCTGAGATTCGTGGACCAAGGTGCCTCGGTCCTGTCCTAGCGGGGTTCCATATTTCTCTTCGGGGAGTCCTTGCGCATAGAGACCGTGACCGGCCTCGTGAGCAGTTGTATAGAGCGTCTGGTAGAGGCTTCGATCAGTCCACGTGCAGACTCGGGCATCAGATGGGAACCCGAACGTCCCAGGCTGATCGAACGTGTCAAGACGTCCACGATCCCAATCGAAGCCTATCAGGTCCAATAAGTCACGCCCCGCCGCAAACTGCTCTTTTTCATCGTAGTCGCCGTGAACGGCGTTCGTGTTGAGGCTGACGTCTGATCGATGAATCTCCTCCAGAAGGGGAAGTAGTTCGTTCTTCACCCCAAGAATCGTCCGTTCGACCGTATCGAAGTCAAGTTGGGGCACGAACTCACCGACCAGCGTTTCGTAGGGATCTGTGTCTGGATCGACCGCGATTGCGTAGTCACGTTTCTTTTCGACGATCTTTCTCAGATACGGGGCGAATACGCTGAAATCATCCGTATTTTTGGCTTCGTTCCATGCAGGATGTGCTTCAGACGTTAGCTCAGAGAGGTCTTCCTTGATCGATGTCGGTACGCCGGTTGCCTGCTCATACTCACGTCGAATCTCCCGAACGTTCGCAGCCTCTGCATCAGTCAGTTGATCCTCGTCGACAGTGTCGAGCAGTTCCTCGATCTCGGAGTCCGTGATCTGTTTTTGGGCGAGCGTTTCGAGAGTTGCCCGTTGTTGGCTTCGTACAGCACGACCTCCCTCTGGCATCGTCACATACTCGTCCCACAGGAGAACTCCGTTTGCATCATGAATGGAGACAAATCTTCGATAACGGTCGATGAGCATCTCGTATGCTTCCTTATTGGAATCTGTCACAACAACACAGATGAGCGTCCCTCGTATGAGTTGCCGGATAAAGGATGAATTATCCGGAAATTATGGCTAATAAATACTTCTTCAGAGTCAGCCATCTTTTTCTCGTGGGTTTTCCTTGTTCGCTGCGTTCACTGCGGGACCGCTTCGTGAAAACACGTCTGGAAAGGCTAGTTCCCCGTTCACGACGGCTACAGATCGAAAAGAATCTCGTGCGGCATTCGCAGTCTTACCGAGCGGCTGTTTCAGTCATGTGGATTTCGAATACATAGCAGAGTCAATTAGTGGTGACACCGACTTCAGTCTCAACATCGAACGTGACTGCTCGAGTTGAGAGCGTCTCGGCGATCTCCCGGCGCTGCTCGAGGGTGAGATCATCACGCTCGAGGACGCGTCGCGCTGCCGAGACGAGCTGGTCGATGTCCGAGCAGGCGAACGCGACGGCGTTCGATCGGTTGCAGTCGTAGAACGTTGCGGCCTTCTGGATAGCATCGTATCGCCATTCGTTACCTTCGTCGGTCCGGATTCGAACTGATCCGGGCGTCTCATTTTGAGACATGGCCGTGAACACAACCCGCTATTCCTAGTTTTTTCGGTTCACTTGAGCGAGTCCAGTTTATAAAGAGAGGGTCAGCCCCCGACGTGATCGACGTGACGGCTGGGGCGATCTCAAGGAAAATCGATCGAATATGAACACGGGTGTACTCGACTCGTGTTCATATTCGGGAAATTGATCTTCGCGACGTACAACCCCGAGCAGTCGATCGGAAAGACACTTCACTGTCTTCTATTCACTCAGAGATAGCTGAACACCGCGAAATGTTCACAACAATGCCCAATGCAGAAGTG
Coding sequences within it:
- a CDS encoding carboxypeptidase M32 — encoded protein: MTDSNKEAYEMLIDRYRRFVSIHDANGVLLWDEYVTMPEGGRAVRSQQRATLETLAQKQITDSEIEELLDTVDEDQLTDAEAANVREIRREYEQATGVPTSIKEDLSELTSEAHPAWNEAKNTDDFSVFAPYLRKIVEKKRDYAIAVDPDTDPYETLVGEFVPQLDFDTVERTILGVKNELLPLLEEIHRSDVSLNTNAVHGDYDEKEQFAAGRDLLDLIGFDWDRGRLDTFDQPGTFGFPSDARVCTWTDRSLYQTLYTTAHEAGHGLYAQGLPEEKYGTPLGQDRGTLVHESQAALWENRVFAHRTFWDTFLPTLKERFPDIDAPAQEAYESVNYVRERNPVWVEADELTGQIHVLLRFEIERDLINGNINVEEVPAVWNEKTEEYFGVRPDTVAKGCLQDIHWVQGNIGYFPTYTLGNALAAQFTAALERELGDIGDLIRDDEIDRILEWTQEHIHRHGRRYTTPTLIRRVTGESLSADDFIDYTTRKYSKLYDL
- a CDS encoding DUF7692 domain-containing protein gives rise to the protein MSQNETPGSVRIRTDEGNEWRYDAIQKAATFYDCNRSNAVAFACSDIDQLVSAARRVLERDDLTLEQRREIAETLSTRAVTFDVETEVGVTTN